One Polypterus senegalus isolate Bchr_013 chromosome 10, ASM1683550v1, whole genome shotgun sequence DNA segment encodes these proteins:
- the tomm6 gene encoding mitochondrial import receptor subunit TOM6 homolog — protein MGIEGKTPNRPSGVLEWISTVYRFATDRNDFRRNLLVNVGLFAAGVWAARNLSDFDLTTPQPIS, from the exons ATGGGGATTGAGGGAAAGACGCCGAACCGTCCCTCTGGAGTGCTGGAGTGGATTTCCACAGTCTACCGTTTTGCCACAGACAGAAACGACTTCAGACG GAACCTGCTCGTAAATGTGGGTCTTTTTGCTGCTGGTGTATGGGCAGCGAGGAATTTATCGGACTTTGACTTGACGACACCGCAGCCTATTTCATAG
- the hdhd3 gene encoding haloacid dehalogenase-like hydrolase domain-containing protein 3 has product MLLRWLTWDVKDTLIRVRHSVGEQYCSEARLFGIRLDPKAVDAAFQVAYKKQNALFPNYGLAQGLSSRKWWEQMVRGTFNQCGVHEEKTLGPLAERLYLGFCGAHNWEVFSDVELALSECSRMGLPMGVLSNFDCRLEQILVNCGLRRFFKFVVTSESAGVAKPDKRIFQVALAHSGTPQPGLVSHIGDHYWNDYKAAREVGMQSLLLNRSGEKRSPDENVPQEHILTSLDQLVARLQV; this is encoded by the coding sequence ATGCTCCTAAGATGGCTGACCTGGGACGTTAAGGACACTTTGATCCGAGTGCGCCACTCTGTTGGCGAGCAATACTGCAGTGAGGCTCGCCTCTTTGGAATCCGGTTGGACCCCAAAGCTGTAGATGCCGCTTTCCAGGTTGCCTACAAAAAGCAAAATGCACTCTTTCCAAACTATGGGCTTGCTCAAGGACTGTCTTCAAGGAAATGGTGGGAGCAAATGGTACGTGGAACTTTTAATCAGTGTGGTGTGCATGAGGAGAAAACCTTGGGCCCCTTAGCAGAGAGGCTCTATTTGGGCTTTTGTGGGGCCCATAACTGGGAAGTGTTCTCCGATGTGGAGCTGGCTCTTTCTGAATGCAGCCGCATGGGGCTGCCTATGGGAGTGCTCTCCAACTTTGACTGTCGTTTAGAACAAATACTGGTGAACTGTGGGCTGCGGAGGTTCTTCAAGTTTGTGgtcacttctgaaagtgctgggGTAGCTAAGCCAGATAAAAGGATCTTCCAAGTGGCACTCGCTCATTCTGGGACTCCACAGCCTGGACTTGTAAGTCATATAGGAGATCACTACTGGAATGACTACAAGGCAGCTCGTGAGGTGGGCATGCAGAGCCTACTGTTAAACCGGTCTGGAGAAAAAAGGAGTCCTGATGAGAACGTGCCACAAGAGCACATTCTCACCTCTTTGGATCAACTTGTTGCTCGTTTGCAGGTGTGA